The Streptomyces sp. NBC_01317 genomic interval CTGCGCAAGGCCGAGCAGCTGCTGATCGACGTCTGCGCCGAGCACCCCGACTTCGCCCTGGCCTGGTCCGTACGCCTGACGACCGCGCGCGGTCTGGAGCTCGGGCAGAGCGAGGCGCGCCGCCGGTACGACCGGCTCGCCGAGCACCACCCCCACCACCTCGCCGCGCAGAACTCACTGCTCCAGCAGCTGTGCCCCAAGTGGGGCGGGAGCTGGAAGGCCGCGCACGACTTCGCCCGCGAGCGCGCCGCCGCCGCGCCGGCGGGGAGCAACGCGGGCGAAGTCGTCGCGCAGGTCCACATCGAGCACTGGCTGGACCTCGACCCGGGCGAGGACGCGCGGTACATCACGCGGACGGACGTCAGGGACGAGCTGGCCGCCGCGGCGGCCGCGTCCGTGCTCCACCCCGACCACCGTCCGACGTTCCGCTCGGTCGAGGCGCACAACCACTTCGCGATGGTGTTCGCGACGGCCGGTGAACACGCCCTGGCCGCATCGCACTTCCGCGCGATCGGCAACAACGCGACCGAGCGCCCGTGGACGTATCTGGGCGACCAGGACGCCGCGTTCACGAAGCACCGCAAGCTCGCACTGGCGAAGGGCTGATCCGATGACGCAGCACACGTCCGCCACCCCCGCCACCGTCACCGGCGGGGAGCCCGGCATCCGCCTCACCGAGGTCGACGGCGTCCGGACACTCCTGGCCGCCGGCAGCGGCGAGATCACCGCCGGGCTGGTCTTCCGCGTGGGCGCCGCCGACGAGACGTACGCCACCTCCGGCATCACCCACCTCGTCGAGCACCTGGCCCTTTTCCGCCACGGCGTGTCCGACCTGCACTACAACGGCGCCACCGCCGCCACGTACACGATCTTCCACGCCACCGGCACGGCCGACGAGGTCGTCACGTACCTCAACGGTGTCTGCGACGCGCTGCGCGACCTGCCGCTGGAGCGGCTGGAGACCGAGCGCGAGATCCTGCGCACGGAGGCGGCGGGCCGCACCTACGGCCCCAACCACCAGCTGCCGCTGTGGCGTTACGGAGCCCAGGGGTACGGCCTGGTGAGCTACACCGAACTGGGGCCCTGGCACCTGACCGCCGATGCCGTGCGGGACTGGGCGGCCACCCGCTTCACCCGCGACAACGCGGTCCTGTGGATCACCAGCGACACCGTGCCGGACGGGCTGCGGCTCGACCTCCCCTCCGGGCCGCGCCACCCGATGCCGGCCGTCACCTCCGCGCTGCCCGTCACCCCCGCCTACATCACCGGCGAGGACGGTGGTGTGGTCATGGACGGCATCGTCCGGCGCTCCACCGCGGCCTCGCTCTTCGCCGAGGTCCTGGGCCGGGCGCTGTACGCGGACCTGCGCCAGAAAGGCGGCTACTCGTACGCCACCGCCGGGCACTACAGCCCGCGCGACGCGGACTTCGCCACCATCACGGCGTTCGCCGACGCCCTCCCGCAGAAGCAGGACGCCGTGGTCGGCGGCTTTGTCGACGTCCTGGCCCGGCTCCGGGCCGGCCGCATCGAGCAGGCGGAGCTGGACGCGGCGCGCAACAAGGTCCTCAAGCAGTTCGACCACCCCGACGCGCACGCCGCGAGCCTGCCCTCGTACGCACTGAACCTGCTCGTCGACCACGCCAACGCGACCCGGGACGAATACCGCGCCCAGCTGGCCGCCGTCACGGTGGACGACCTGCGCGACGTGGCCCGCGAGCTGCACTCCACGGCCCTGCTGGAGGTCCCCGGCCGGGGCGCCGACTGGGCGGGCTTCACCGAGGCGCCGCAGTTCTCCCCGGAGACCGACCGGCTCACCGGGACCCGGCACCAGTCGCACGACGACAAGGGCGTGGTGCTGACCGTGGCGGCCGAGGGGGTCGCTTTCAGCAGCCCCAAGGGGGTGATCACCGTCCGCTACGACCAGTGCGCCGCGATGGTCGCGTACCCCGACGGCGGCCGCCGCCTCACCGGCCACGACGGCTTCCAGGTCGTCGTGGAGCCCACGCTCTACGCGGACCTCACCCCGGACAGGATCGCGGCGATCGACGCGGGGGTCCCGCCCTCTGCGGTGGTACGGGCCCCGGAGCGCGCGCCGGAGCGGATCCCGCAGCCGCGCCCGGCGTCCGACGGCGGAGCCGGGACCGGTCCCAAGCCTGGGCTGACGGTGTTCTTCCTGTCGCTGGGCATCCTGGTCTGCGTCGTGGCCACCGTGTTCCTCGCCCTGATGGCCGTCGCGGCGACCTGGCTGGCCGAGCCGAGGCCGAGCGCGGGCGTCGCGGTCCTCTTCTGGGTGCTGACCGCCGCCCCGCCGCTCCTGATCAGGGTCCTGCGCAAGGCCCGGGCGAAGCATATGTGAACCCCGTACGAAACAATGGCCGAATGATCACCCCCTACGTCGATCTCAGCCGGGCCGAATGGAGCGCCCTGCGGGACAAGACACCGCTGCCGCTCACCGCCGGGGAGGTCGAGCGGCTGCGGGGGCTCGGGGACGTCATCGACCTCGACGAGGTGCGGGACGTCTACCTGCCGCTCTCCCGGCTGCTGAATCTGTACGTCAAGGCCACGGCCGAGCTGCGCGGCGCGCTCAATACGTTCCTCGGGGACGCGGGCAACGGCCACGGCGCGCAGCGCGGCACGCCGTTTGTCATAGGGGTGGCCGGAAGTGTCGCCGTCGGGAAGTCCACCGTGGCGCGTCTCCTCCAGGCGCTGCTCGCCCGCTGGCCCGAGCACCCGCGCGTCGAGCGGGTGACCACCGACGGCTTCCTGCTGCCGATGAAGGAGCTGGAGGCCCGGGGGCTGATGTCGCGCAAGGGCTTCCCGGAGTCGTACGACCGCCGGGCCCTGACCCGGTTCGTCGCCGACGTGAAGGCGGGGAAGGACGAGGTCACGGCGCCCGTCTACTCGCACCTGATCTACGACATCGTGCCGGGCGAGGTGCTGACCGTACGGCGGCCGGACATCCTGATCGTGGAGGGCATCAACGTCCTCCAGCCGGCGCTCCCCGGCAAGGACGGCAGGACGCGCGTCGGTCTCGCCGACTACTTCGACTTCAGTGTGTACGTGGACGCCCGCGCCGAGGACATCGAGAGCTGGTACCTGAACCGGTTCCGCAAGCTGCGCGAGACCGCGTTCCAGGACCCCTCCTCGTACTTCCGCAAGTACACGCAGGTGTCGGAGGAGGAGTCGCTGGACTACGCGCGCACGATGTGGCGGACCGTCAACCGGCCCAACCTGCTGGAGAACGTGGCGCCGACCCGGGGACGCGCCACACTGATCGTGCGCAAGGGCCCGGACCACAAGGTCCAGCGGCTGTCCCTGCGCAAACTCTGACGGCCGCCGGGCCCGGGCCCACGGGCCGGACCTCAGCCCAGCGCCGACTTCACCACGTCCGCCAGCCGCCCCGCCACCGACCGCGCCTGCTCGATGTCGGCCGCCTCCACCATCACCCGTACCAGCGGCTCCGTACCCGAGGAGCGCAGCAGGACCCGGCCGGTGGAGCCCAGTTCCGCCTCGGCCTCGGCGACGGCGGTCGCCAGGTCAGGGGAGGTGTGCACCCGCGCCTTGTCGACGTCGGGGACGTTCACGAGCACCTGCGGCAGCCGGTGCATGACGGCCGCGAGGTCGGCGAGCGTACGGCCGGTCGCGGCGACGCGCGCCGCCAGCATCAGGCCGGTCAGCGTGCCGTCGCCGGTCGTCGCGTGGTCCAGGACGATGACATGGCCGGACTGCTCGCCGCCGAGCGCGTAGCCGTGCTCCTTCATCGACTCCAGGACGTACCGGTCGCCGACGGCGGTCTCCACCAGGTGGATGCCCTCCCGCTCCATCGCGATCTTGAAGCCGAGGTTGGACATGACCGTGCCGACCACCGCGTCCCCGCGCAGCGTGCCGGCCTCCCGCATGGCCAGGGCCAGCACGGCGAGGATCTGGTCGCCGTCGACCTCCTCGCCCGCCGCGTCCACGGCGAGGCAGCGGTCCGCGTCGCCGTCGTGCGCGATGCCGAGGTCCGCGCCGTGCTCGACCACGGCGGCCCTGAGCAGGTCCAGGTGGGTGGAGCCGCACCCGTCGTTGATGTTCAGCCCGTCCGGCTCGGCGCCGATGGTGATGACCTCGGCCCCGGCGCGCGCGAACGCCTCGGGCGAGACCCGGGCGGCGGCGCCGTGCGCCTCGTCGAGGACGACCTTGAGGCCGTCGAGCCGGTTCGGCAGGACGCCGATGAGGTGGGCCACGTACCGGTCGAAGCCTTCGTCGTACGAGCGGATCCGGCCGACGCCGCCACCCGTCGGGCGCTCCCACGGCTCGCCCGTGCGGTGCTGCTCGTAGATCGATTCGATACGGTCCTCCAGCTCGTCGGCCAGCTTGTGACCGCCGCGCGCGAAGAACTTGATGCCGTTGTCCGGCATGGCGTTGTGGCTCGCGGAGAGCATCACGCCGAGGTCGGCGCCCAGCACGCCGGTGAGATACGCCACCGCCGGGGTGGGCAGCACACCGACCCGCAGGACGTCCACACCGGCGCTCGCGAGCCCCGCCACCACGGCGGCCTCCAGGAATTCGCCGGAGGCGCGGGGGTCGCGGCCCACCACCGCCGTCGGCCGATGTCCCTCGAACGTCCCCACCTCGCCGAGCACATGTGCCGCCGCGACCGACAGACCGAGCGCGAGCTCCGCCGTCAGATCGGCGTTGGCGACACCGCGCACGCCGTCCGTGCCGAAGAGTCGTCCCACAGCTCTCCCTCCAAAAAACGCACGGAACCGTCCCGGCTCCGCACGTAAAAGCTCCGAAAACGCCAAAACCCAAAGTACTGAGCGTCTGATGCTGTTATACGCCCGAGTAGTTCAAGAAAACGAACGCCCCGGCGGCACGGAGTGCCGCCGGGGCGTTCGAAGACAGACAGACCAACCAGCGTGATTAGCGCTTGCTGTACTGCGGGGCCTTACGGGCCTTCTTGAGACCGGCCTTCTTGCGCTCGACCGCACGGTCGTCACGCGAAAGGAAACCGGCCTTCTTGAGCGGGGCGCGGTTGTTGTCCTGGTCCGCCTCGTTCAACGCGCGGGCCACGCCGAGGCGCAGGGCGCCGGCCTGACCGGAGACGCCGCCACCCGAGATACGGGCGATGACGTCGTAGCGGTTGTCGAGCTCAAGGATCTTGAAGGGGTCGTTCACTTCCTGCTGGTGCACCTTGTTCGGGAAGTAACCCTCAAGGGTGCGACCGTTGATCTTCCACTTGCCGCTGCCCGGAACGATCCGGACGCGGGCGATGGCGTTCTTGCGGCGGCCCAGGCCGGCGGCCGGCTGGGGGTCGCCGAAGCGGGACGCCAGGGACTCGGTGGTGTACTCACCCTCGACGGGGACCTCGGACTCGAAGGTCGTCACGGCTTCGAAGGTCTCCTCACCCTCGGCGCTCTCGACGGGGGCTTCAGTAGTGGACTCGGCCACGATTCTCCTCAGATTTCTTTATGTCTTAGGGGGTGGCCGGAACTACTGCGCGACCTGGGTGATCTCGAACGGGACAGGCTGCTGGGCAGCGTGCGGGTGCTGGTCGCCCGCGTAGATCTTCAGCTTCGAGAGCATCTGACGACCCAGGGTGTTCTTCGGGATCATTCCCTTGATGGCCTTCTCGACGGCCTTCTCGGGGTTCTTGGCGAGGAGTTCGTCATAACGGACGGAACGCAGGCCACCCGGGTAACCGGAGTGGCGGTACGCCATCTTCTGGGTCCGCTTGTTGCCGGACAGGTGCACCTTGTCCGCGTTGATGATGACGACGAAGTCGCCGGTGTCAACGTGGGGGGCGTAGATCGCCTTGTGCTTACCGCGCAGAAGGTTGGCGGCAGTGGTCGCCAGACGGCCCAAGACGATGTCCTGGGCGTCGATGACGTGCCACTGGCGTGTCACATCGCCGGGCTTGGGGCTGTACGTACGCACGGTCGTAGCCTTCGCTTCTTCAGTGAGTGGGAACCTGACAAGGCCACCCGGACGATCACGACAGCCATGGCGGCACAACGGGGACGCAACCCGTGTACCTGCCTCTGTCCATCGGCCCGGTGGACCGGCGTAAGGGCCCCTCGCGTGAGAACGACCAAGCCAATACGCATAACGAACCAGCAGAATACCCGGGTGCCCCCGTACGGGTCAAAACGAGGGCCGGGGCCCCTCCCGCACGTGTCCTCAATCGCCGGACGGGCTTGTTCTTCCTACCGCTCCCGCACCACCCGACGCTCGTCCCAGACGGGCTCGGGCGTCTCCCGGACCACCCCGTCGGAGCCGAACACCAGATACCGGTCAAACGCGCGAGCGAACCACCGGTCGTGCGTCACCGCCACCACCGTCCCGTCGTACACCTCAAGCCCGTCCTGCAACGCCTCCGCCGACTCCAGGTCCAAGTTGTCCGTCGGCTCGTCCAGCAGCAGCGCCGTCGTCCCCCGCAACTCCAGCAGCAGGATCTGGAACCGCGCCTGCTGCCCGCCCGAGAGCTTCTCGAACGGCTGGTCCCCCTGCCGCTCCAGCTCGTACCGCCGCAGCACGCTCATCGCCCCGCCCCGGTCCTTCGCGTGCTCGGTCCACAGGATGTCGACCAGCGTCCGCCCCAGCAGCTCCGGATGCGCGTGCGTCTGCGCGAAGTGCCCCGGCACGACCCGCGCCCCCAGCTTCCACTCCCCCGTGTGCCGGACGTCCTCGCCCGCCAGCAGCCGCAGGAAGTGCGATTTCCCCGACCCGTTCGACCCGAGGACCGCCACCCGCTCGCCGTAGAAGATCTCCAGCGAGAACGGCTTCATCAGCCCGGTCAGCTCCAGGTTCTTGCAGGTCACCGCCCGTACACCGGTCCGGCCACCCTTCAGCCGCATGGTGATCTCCTGCTCGCGCGGCGGCTCCGGCGGCGGTCCCGCGTCCTCGAACTTCTTGAAGCGCGTCTGCATCGCCCGGTAGCGCGAGGCCATGTCGGGGCTGATCGCCGCCTGCTGCCGCAGCCGGTGCACCAGCGCCTTGAGCCGGGCGTGCTCCTCGTCCCAGCGCCGTTTCAGCTCCTCGAAGCGCGCGAAGCGCTCCTTGCGCGCCTGGTGGTACGTACCGAATCCGCCGCCGTGCACCCAGACGTCCGAGCCCGCCGGGCTCGGCTCGACACTGACGATCTTCTCGGCGGCCCTGGCCAGCAGCTCCCGGTCGTGGGAGACGAAGAGGACCGTCTTACGGGTCTCCTTGAGCTTCTCCTCCAGCCAGCGCTTGCCGGGGACGTCCAGATAGTTGTCCGGCTCGTCCAGGAGCAGCACCTCGTCGGGCCCGCGCAGCAGCGCCTCCAGCACCAGCCGTTTCTGCTCGCCGCCGGACAGCGTGGTCAGCCCGCGGAACTGGGCTTTGTCGTACGGGACCCCCAGCGCCGCCATCGTGCACATGTCCCAGACCGTCTCGGCCTCGTACCCCCGCGCCTCCGCCCAGTCGCTCAGCGCCTGCGCGTACCGCATCTGCGCGGCCTCGTCGTCGACCGTCATGATCAGGTGCTCGGCCTCGTCCACCGCCCGCGCCGCCTCGCGGATGCGCGGCTGGGCGACGGAGACCAGCAGGTCACGTACCGTACGGTCGTCGCGCACCGAGCCGACGAACTGCGACATGACACCGAGCCCGCCGCTGACCGTGACCGTCCCGCCGTGCGGTTGCAGCTCCCCCGCGATCAGCCGCAGCAGCGTGGTCTTGCCGGCGCCGTTGGCCCCGACGAGGGCGACGACGGCGCCCTCCCCCACGCGGAACGAAGCGTCGCCGAGGAGCACCCGTCCGTCGGGGAGGTAGTACTCCAGGTGCCCTGCCTCAAGATGTCCCATGGTCCGCATTGTCGGGCCCCCGGCGGCCCAGGCCCAATCGTTTTCTGCCACAGGTTCTGTCGCACGCCGGTACGAGCGGGGCTCGCCCGGCCTTAAACTCCCGGCATGAGCTTTGGGCAAGGGGGACCCTCCTGGGGCAGCCCCGGTTCACCGACACCAGGACACGATCCCTACGGATCGCAGGATCCTTACGGATCACAGAGCCCGCACGGAT includes:
- a CDS encoding M16 family metallopeptidase; amino-acid sequence: MTQHTSATPATVTGGEPGIRLTEVDGVRTLLAAGSGEITAGLVFRVGAADETYATSGITHLVEHLALFRHGVSDLHYNGATAATYTIFHATGTADEVVTYLNGVCDALRDLPLERLETEREILRTEAAGRTYGPNHQLPLWRYGAQGYGLVSYTELGPWHLTADAVRDWAATRFTRDNAVLWITSDTVPDGLRLDLPSGPRHPMPAVTSALPVTPAYITGEDGGVVMDGIVRRSTAASLFAEVLGRALYADLRQKGGYSYATAGHYSPRDADFATITAFADALPQKQDAVVGGFVDVLARLRAGRIEQAELDAARNKVLKQFDHPDAHAASLPSYALNLLVDHANATRDEYRAQLAAVTVDDLRDVARELHSTALLEVPGRGADWAGFTEAPQFSPETDRLTGTRHQSHDDKGVVLTVAAEGVAFSSPKGVITVRYDQCAAMVAYPDGGRRLTGHDGFQVVVEPTLYADLTPDRIAAIDAGVPPSAVVRAPERAPERIPQPRPASDGGAGTGPKPGLTVFFLSLGILVCVVATVFLALMAVAATWLAEPRPSAGVAVLFWVLTAAPPLLIRVLRKARAKHM
- a CDS encoding ABC-F family ATP-binding cassette domain-containing protein, translated to MRTMGHLEAGHLEYYLPDGRVLLGDASFRVGEGAVVALVGANGAGKTTLLRLIAGELQPHGGTVTVSGGLGVMSQFVGSVRDDRTVRDLLVSVAQPRIREAARAVDEAEHLIMTVDDEAAQMRYAQALSDWAEARGYEAETVWDMCTMAALGVPYDKAQFRGLTTLSGGEQKRLVLEALLRGPDEVLLLDEPDNYLDVPGKRWLEEKLKETRKTVLFVSHDRELLARAAEKIVSVEPSPAGSDVWVHGGGFGTYHQARKERFARFEELKRRWDEEHARLKALVHRLRQQAAISPDMASRYRAMQTRFKKFEDAGPPPEPPREQEITMRLKGGRTGVRAVTCKNLELTGLMKPFSLEIFYGERVAVLGSNGSGKSHFLRLLAGEDVRHTGEWKLGARVVPGHFAQTHAHPELLGRTLVDILWTEHAKDRGGAMSVLRRYELERQGDQPFEKLSGGQQARFQILLLELRGTTALLLDEPTDNLDLESAEALQDGLEVYDGTVVAVTHDRWFARAFDRYLVFGSDGVVRETPEPVWDERRVVRER
- the rplM gene encoding 50S ribosomal protein L13 — protein: MRTYSPKPGDVTRQWHVIDAQDIVLGRLATTAANLLRGKHKAIYAPHVDTGDFVVIINADKVHLSGNKRTQKMAYRHSGYPGGLRSVRYDELLAKNPEKAVEKAIKGMIPKNTLGRQMLSKLKIYAGDQHPHAAQQPVPFEITQVAQ
- the rpsI gene encoding 30S ribosomal protein S9 codes for the protein MAESTTEAPVESAEGEETFEAVTTFESEVPVEGEYTTESLASRFGDPQPAAGLGRRKNAIARVRIVPGSGKWKINGRTLEGYFPNKVHQQEVNDPFKILELDNRYDVIARISGGGVSGQAGALRLGVARALNEADQDNNRAPLKKAGFLSRDDRAVERKKAGLKKARKAPQYSKR
- the glmM gene encoding phosphoglucosamine mutase, coding for MGRLFGTDGVRGVANADLTAELALGLSVAAAHVLGEVGTFEGHRPTAVVGRDPRASGEFLEAAVVAGLASAGVDVLRVGVLPTPAVAYLTGVLGADLGVMLSASHNAMPDNGIKFFARGGHKLADELEDRIESIYEQHRTGEPWERPTGGGVGRIRSYDEGFDRYVAHLIGVLPNRLDGLKVVLDEAHGAAARVSPEAFARAGAEVITIGAEPDGLNINDGCGSTHLDLLRAAVVEHGADLGIAHDGDADRCLAVDAAGEEVDGDQILAVLALAMREAGTLRGDAVVGTVMSNLGFKIAMEREGIHLVETAVGDRYVLESMKEHGYALGGEQSGHVIVLDHATTGDGTLTGLMLAARVAATGRTLADLAAVMHRLPQVLVNVPDVDKARVHTSPDLATAVAEAEAELGSTGRVLLRSSGTEPLVRVMVEAADIEQARSVAGRLADVVKSALG
- the coaA gene encoding type I pantothenate kinase; this translates as MITPYVDLSRAEWSALRDKTPLPLTAGEVERLRGLGDVIDLDEVRDVYLPLSRLLNLYVKATAELRGALNTFLGDAGNGHGAQRGTPFVIGVAGSVAVGKSTVARLLQALLARWPEHPRVERVTTDGFLLPMKELEARGLMSRKGFPESYDRRALTRFVADVKAGKDEVTAPVYSHLIYDIVPGEVLTVRRPDILIVEGINVLQPALPGKDGRTRVGLADYFDFSVYVDARAEDIESWYLNRFRKLRETAFQDPSSYFRKYTQVSEEESLDYARTMWRTVNRPNLLENVAPTRGRATLIVRKGPDHKVQRLSLRKL